Proteins encoded by one window of Rutidosis leptorrhynchoides isolate AG116_Rl617_1_P2 chromosome 7, CSIRO_AGI_Rlap_v1, whole genome shotgun sequence:
- the LOC139857358 gene encoding protein TIC 55, chloroplastic-like has product MSLLLHYPFLFNRVSSLHNYKTPSITFSQTQISKLFKNPHTNYWAPKCTAVASPEISKDDVFVGEEKGRVEVVDYDWTEEWYPLYLAKQIPEDAPLGLTVFDKQVVLFRDGKGDLHCYQDRCPHRLAKLSEGQLVDGRLECLYHGWQFEGAGKCVKIPQLPADAKIPRSACTKTYEVKESQDVVWIWMSHKTPSNPSKIPWFENLDRPGFRDFAMIHELPYDHSILLENLMDPAHVPISHNRTDMSAKREDAQPLHFNVTERTDRGFAGWWGREAENTTPSFLRFEAPCNLQNNREIVDKDGVINYFSGIFLCRPTGQGKSMLIVRFGSTKKRPPLANLFPEWYFHQNAAKVFEQDKGFLSSQNEILIKEKVPTKELYINLRSSDTWVAEYRKWMDKAGHGMPYHFGHSTISMPKEPAVVEHAPAGFVANIAASSPAKGGIGTKYAPNLANRYFRHVVHCKECRKVVKGYGRWKNGLTVIAAISMTFAILLNGRQWKAMFLLAMAVCAGGAYLCSTVVAMNTTNFIRNHRRL; this is encoded by the exons ATGTCTCTCTTACTCCATTACCCATTTCTCTTCAATAGAGTTTCATCTCTCCACAACTACAAAACACCTTCAATAACCTTTTCACAAACACAAATTTCAAAACTTTTTAAAAACCCGCATACAAATTACTGGGCCCCAAAGTGTACTGCAGTGGCCTCACCTGAGATCAGTAAAGATGATGTCTTTGTTGGTGAAGAGAAAGGGAGAGTTGAGGTGGTGGATTATGATTGGACAGAAGAATGGTACCCACTTTATCTAGCTAAACAAATACCTGAAGATGCACCTTTAGGTTTAACAGTTTTTGATAAACAAGTAGTCCTGTTTCGTGATGGTAAAGGGGACCTTCATTGTTACCAAGATAGATGCCCTCATAG ACTAGCAAAGCTTTCTGAGGGCCAGTTGGTTGATGGAAGACTAGAATGTTTGTACCATGGTTGGCAGTTTGAAGGTGCCGGCAAATGCGTCAAGATTCCTCAG CTTCCTGCAGACGCAAAAATACCCCGATCAGCCTGCACCAAGACGTACGAGGTTAAGGAGTCTCAAGATGTTGTATGGATATGGATGTCACATAAAACACCATCAAATCCTAGCAAAATCCCATGGTTTGAAAACTTAGATCGACCCGGTTTTAGAGATTTTGCCATGATTCATGAGCTTCCTTATGATCATTCCATTCTTCTTGAAAACCTAATGGATCCTGCTCACGTCCCAATTTCACACAATCGAACAGATATGAGTGCCAAAAGGGAAGATGCTCAACCACTCCATTTTAACGTCACAGAAAGAACCGATCGAGGGTTCGCTGGCTGGTGGGGCCGGGAAGCCGAAAATACCACACCGAGCTTTTTAAGATTTGAAGCACCGTGTAATCTTCAAAACAACCGTGAAATTGTTGATAAAGACGGGGTGATCAATTACTTCTCGGGCATTTTCTTATGTAGACCGACAGGTCAAGGAAAGTCAATGCTGATCGTTCGATTTGGAAGCACAAAAAAACGACCGCCACTAGCGAACTTATTTCCCGAATGGTATTTCCATCAAAACGCTGCAAAAGTGTTTGAACAAGATAAGGGATTTTTATCATCTCAAAACGAGATTTTGATAAAAGAAAAAGTACCCACGAAGGAGCTGTATATAAACTTACGATCGTCTGATACATGGGTAGCCGAGTATAGAAAATGGATGGATAAAGCGGGGCACGGGATGCCTTATCATTTTGGGCATAGTACAATTTCAATGCCAAAAGAGCCTGCAGTCGTGGAACACGCTCCGGCTGGTTTTGTGGCTAATATTGCCGCTTCTTCGCCTGCAAAAGGTGGAATCGGTACAAAATATGCACCGAATTTAGCGAATAGGTATTTTAGGCACGTGGTTCATTGTAAAGAATGTAGAAAAGTTGTGAAAGGTTATGGGAGATGGAAGAATGGTTTGACTGTGATTGCAGCTATATCGATGACGTTTGCAATTTTGTTAAACGGACGTCAGTGGAAGGCTATGTTTTTGTTGGCTATGGCAGTGTGCGCAGGTGGGGCCTACCTGTGTTCGACGGTTGTGGCGATGAACACCACAAATTTCATAAGAAATCATAGGAGGTTATAG